The DNA segment CCGGGACCCGATTTCAGCCGCCTCCCTGGGACAAGTGCACAAAGGAACCCTCAAGGGTGGCGCCAGAGTGGCGGTGAAGGTGCAGCGCCCGGGGCTGCGCGAACAGATCACCCTGGATCTTTACATCGTGCGCAACATCGCCGCATGGTTGAACAGCAACATCGGATTGATCCGCAGCGACCTCGTCGCCCTGATCGATGAACTGGGGCGTCGGGTGTTTGAGGAGATGGACTACCTCAACGAGGCCTCGAACGCTGAGACCTTCGCTGAGCTGCATCAACACAACCCTCGCATCGCTGTTCCAACGATCTATCGCAACGCCACCAGCCGCCGGGTGCTGACGATGGAGTGGATCGATGGCGTCAAGCTCACCAACCTCGATGCGGTTCGCGAGCTCGGTGTGGACCCGGACGACATGGTGGAAGTGGGCGTGAACTGCAGCCTTCAACAGTTGCTGGAGCATGGCTTCTTCCATGCGGATCCCCACCCCGGCAATCTCCTGGCTTTGGAGGACGGCCGCCTCTGTTATCTCGACTTCGGGATGATGAGCGAAGTGAGCCGCGAGTCACGCACCGGCTTGATTCAAGCGGTGGTTCATCTCGTGAACCGGAACTTCGGGAAGCTCTCCAAAGATTTCGTCACCCTGGGATTCCTGGCGGAAGACGTGAACCTGGAACCGATTGTTCCCGCCTTTGAGAAGGTCTTCAGCCAGGCCCTGGAGGCCGGCGTCAACCGCATGGATTTCAAAGCGGTGACCGACGACATGTCCGGTGTGATGTACAAGTTCCCCTTCCAGGTACCGCCTTACTACGCCCTAATCATTCGGTCGCTGGTCACCCTGGAGGGCATCGCCCTGAGTGTGGATCCGAACTTCAAGATCCTCGGTGCTGCCTACCCCTACTTCGCCAGGCGGCTGATGGAGGATCCCGATCCCCAACTGCGTCAAAGCCTCAAGGAGATGCTGTTCGACGGGGACGCCTTCCGTTGGACCCGTCTGGAAAATCTGGTCTCCAGCGCCGCCAGTCAGGCCCAGCTGGATCTGGAGGCCTTGCTCGATCAACTGCTCGACTTCCTGTTCTCTCCCAAAGCAGGACTGCTCCGGGATCAACTGGTGACCGCCACGGTTGATCGGCTGGATGCCCTGGGTTGGTCAACGATGCAACGCCTGGGTCGACGCTTACCGAAACGACTCCAACCTTCCGCCCTTGCCCAGACACCGCCCGGACTCTCCGATCCACTGATGCAACTGGAGCCGGTGAGGGAGTTAATTCAGGTGTTGCAGTCGTTGCCGGGATTCACACCCGACCTTCTCCTGCGTCGAATGCCGAGGGTGTTCA comes from the Synechococcus sp. A15-62 genome and includes:
- a CDS encoding AarF/ABC1/UbiB kinase family protein, producing MAQELGDFIEAAGLLEYDPAAITRIYAGHPQRLIRRLWQTLVPIGLLLLGVAFDWIFQLLKDEERARSRARECAELLVDLGPAFIKAGQALSTRPDIVPPLLLEELAQLQDQLPGFDSGLAMACIEEDLGAPVDEVFEQLDRDPISAASLGQVHKGTLKGGARVAVKVQRPGLREQITLDLYIVRNIAAWLNSNIGLIRSDLVALIDELGRRVFEEMDYLNEASNAETFAELHQHNPRIAVPTIYRNATSRRVLTMEWIDGVKLTNLDAVRELGVDPDDMVEVGVNCSLQQLLEHGFFHADPHPGNLLALEDGRLCYLDFGMMSEVSRESRTGLIQAVVHLVNRNFGKLSKDFVTLGFLAEDVNLEPIVPAFEKVFSQALEAGVNRMDFKAVTDDMSGVMYKFPFQVPPYYALIIRSLVTLEGIALSVDPNFKILGAAYPYFARRLMEDPDPQLRQSLKEMLFDGDAFRWTRLENLVSSAASQAQLDLEALLDQLLDFLFSPKAGLLRDQLVTATVDRLDALGWSTMQRLGRRLPKRLQPSALAQTPPGLSDPLMQLEPVRELIQVLQSLPGFTPDLLLRRMPRVFNEPDTRRMGFKVAQGLAERGVVRLVRVAAGVPA